The region ATCCCCACCGATCTGCCGGCCGGCCGCCCAAGGCAGGTTCCGACTGCACCCTCCAGCTCCCCATCGCCCTCCACTTTCCCAAGCCCACCATAAAACAGCATCAGTTCCACCCTCACCCCCTGCTCCGATCTCCGCCTCCCCACCTCCACCGCCATGGATCCGGCGCCGCAGTCCCACCCCATCCTCTCCTACGTGCTCTCCCGCCTCCCCACCCTCTCCAAGCCCAGGCCCGCCGCCGGGGCCGACTTCGACATCGAGCAGCCGCCGGTCCACACGCCGTCCCCGCGCTCGCCCTCCGTCGGCGAGTTCGAGCTCGTCGAGCGGATGCCGGGCCTCCGCCACGCCTCCGTGCTCCACGCCATGACCCGCGCCGTCGCCGACGTCTCCGCCGCCCGCTCCGCGCTCCAGGAGCTGGGCCCGCGCCCCGACCACGAGCTCGTCGACTCCTCccgcgccgtcgtcgccgccgccgccgccggcgacgtcgCCCCGCGGATCACCGAGGAGGACCTCGAGGCGTGCCGCACCGTGGTGCGGCTCGAGGAGGCCCACGACACCTACGAGGCGCTGCTGCAGGAGGCCGAGGAGAGGCTCGAGAAGGTCTACCGGTCGGCGATGGAGGGCAGGGACCTGGAGGAGGCTGAGGGGAAGGATGAATCGGCGGCGGGCGCTGATGAGGTGGCGGTGCAGGAGGAAGTCGTCGCCGTGCTGAAGCAGGCCCAGGAGGGCAAGCCGGTGGAGAGCGTGCTCCTCGTGGATCGGCAGCTGCGCTACCTGCCCGAGGCGTTCGGAAGGATCCTGGGACTCCGCGTGCTTGACGTATCACACAACCAGCTCCAGGTGAGAAACTTGTCATCTCATATCTTTAGATCTGTTTATTTAGAGCCCATGTAGCACTATATATATGATAGCATATTCATGGATGAGCCACACGCACAAAACACTTCAGTTCTGGTGTGTCTGTCTAGGATTGGGCATTCTTCTGCCACTGTGAGCGCATATTTAGACTGTCTCTGGGACTGAGTGGATGCTTCGAATTACTGTGTGTGCTAAATAGTTTGGGTACTGATTTGTCTGTAAGGATGCTAGATTTGTGAGTTCTGATATGCCTGGTACGAATAGTGGGTCTGTATACTAGCTCTTATTTGTCAATTAGGATCAGGTATGAGGGCTAGTCCATATACTATTATTTTGGCAGATTTATTTGTTATCCGGCCTTATGTGTTAAGGGCGTGCTGCTGAAGGCGGAATTTGGATGGAGAAAATGCTAAAAGTTATGCAAGGATGCGTTGAAGTACTATTTATGTTTGTGTTGGTTGCAACAATCAATACTGCAAGAAAGTAGGGGTTTAGCACTAGCTTTGGTTTGATTGTCTCTTTGGTTTAGGCTATGCAAACACTAGTGTTGACTCATCGAGGGTTACAGGTAGTACTTTGGGTTCATACAGTTCTACAAAGTACAATATCAAATTGGTAGGAGTTATAAGGTAAGTTTAGCTTAGCTTGATTTTCCTGGAAATCTTGCTTTGGTTAGAAATTTGGAGAATCACCGATTAAAGTAGCGATTAGTACTTCATATTGCTTGCTGTTACTGGTAAGAGATGTTTGTGTCTGATTTATATGGTTTATTTTGAACTCCATGATCCATCATAATCATTTAACAGCAGACATGGGATATGCTAGTTATAAAATGCTGATTTTCTTTCTAGGCCCTAAAAACTCAGATCTGTTTATCAGGTTATAATTCCTCAACAGCTTCAAAGCTGCTGTATGGCTTGTTAGATACACTATTGTACTGTTGTTCCCTAATTTTGGGATTTCACTGTGCCTGTAGGTTATTCCAGATGCTATAGGGGGGCTTGATCATCTTGAAGAGCTCCGTCTTGCTTCTAATGCCTTGGTTTCTCTTCCTGATACTGTTGGATTTCTGTCCAATCTGAAGATTCTGAATGTGTCGACTAACAAGCTGCGAACACTGCCAGACAGCATCTCAAAGTGCAGGTAGATACTACTACTAAAGTTCCCCTTGCGTTTGTTAATTAGCTGTATTCACTATTCAAGAGACTGATAGATAGTTCACCCTCCAGGTCGCTTGTTGAGCTTGATGCAAGCTACAATGGGCTCACATATCTGCCAACAAATATTGGCTATGAACTGATTAATCTGCGAAAGCTCTGGGTCCACATGAACAAGCTGCGATCTCTTCCATCATCTATCTGTGAGATGCAATCACTATACCTCCTGGATGCTCATTTCAATGAACTCTGCGGTCTGCCATCTGCCATAGGGAAGCTTTCCAGCCTTGAAATCCTCAACCTGAGCAGCAACTTCAGCGACATGAAGGAGCTCCCTTTCTCATTCGGTGACCTGCTGAACCTGCGCGAGGTTGACCTCAGCAACAACCAGATCCATGCTCTTCCCGACAGTTTTGGCCGGCTTGACAAGCTAGAGAAGCTTAACCTGGAGCAGAACCCTCTGTCCATGCCACCAGCGGAGGTCGTGAAGGAAGGTGTAGACGCTGTGAAAGAGTACACGTCAAAGAGGTGGCTTGATGCATTGCTCGAGGAAGAACAGAGgagcatggcggcggcggcagcagagaGCCCGCAGGCGTCGACTCCCAAGGCTTGGCTGGCGCGCAGCGTTTCCTGGGTCTCGGACGTTGGGGGGAGCCTTGTGGGCTATGTCAGTGGTGGCCAGACCAAGTCGGAGAAAGACTCGATCCTCGACCAGCAGTTCTGAAACCTCAGTTTCAGAGGTGATCAAGTATCGTGAATGTATATACCATGTTTACGAAACTCTCGAGCTGGGAATCACTTTGTGTTCCTGTCGACTCAGAGAGATGCACAGCCTTACAAGCCCCTGCCCTCCAAGGTGGCGTTTATTTTCCCATTTTAACTCCATTTGAGGGTCATTTCCATCGAAGGCCCCGGTTGTGTTACTGTCCAATAATAATAGGGCTGAAACTCGGTATACTTGCTTTATTAGACTGTTTGCAACGGAAATTATGCATTTTGTTTGCTGAAGCTACATGTGTTACTGCAAACTATCTGTCTTGCTAAGATGCCAGAAAGCTTTAGAAACTTGCCAGGTTTTCTTTGTGAGAACAGACTCAATTTGTCAAGTCATACAGTAAACTTTTCGGCTTTGAAAACTAAACGTACTACCTATGTAACTAAATATAAGGTGTCTTTTTGTAGTTCAATGCAAAAACATCTATCCTTAGTTACATAGTTTTAGTGtcaaaaaaacatcttacattatggatcGGATGGAGTAGTACTTACCTAGGACCTTACATATTGGACACAGCTGATAACTTGAAAGAAAGGTAGGTCCTTCGGTCATTGACAAGTGATAGTGGGGTTTTTTGTGAACCAGATAATAATTGCTTAGGGCATGTAGAATGGTTCTATCTTAAGAgcgccacgtaggataaatgatgaggtggaggagagagaaatcataaggctggtcatagtggagagtaacttagagtagtaacatgcatacgttactactctatgttactacccttatagtgggaagtgtcatatgtgtagtaacatacaCATGTTCATTTATTGTCTTGTAGACCCATTTTacattggaaagcgctatgtgatggtaacatattaggttactctatttgcctcttctcattaattacttgccacatcaacatttttgcttatgtggcatctatgttactacctatgttactcccactatgaccagcctaagagaAGGCTTgttttctcttatttaagagaagactagagatgatctcttagcacaatttgtctcaccatgtttttaggaacaacggattattgaagataaggctaagagatgatccattgtagacatgtttttttgtcatctctaatttACATGTAAAACTTAAGAtaaaactatcttatcaaccattgtacatgcccttaggagCAACAACTTCGGGGATCAGGTGACTTGCATCACACGAATTCCGCCCCCTAATCCAAATAGGAAGATTAGAGGGTGGAGTAGACCTCCTAGGGGCTTTGTTAAATTGAACGTGGATGCTGCCTTCAATCATGATCTACTAAAGGGCACAACGGGGGCTGTCCTCAGGGATGACAAAGAAAACTTTATTGTAGGTGAAAATTGAAAGATTGATTGTTGCGCTGATGTCCTGACGGCCGAAGCATTAGCACTTAGGTTTGGATTATTGCTAGCACAGAAGGCGGGTTGCAATCATCTTGTTATCAACTCTGACAATATGGAAGTCATTGACACAATAAAGAATGGAGGACACTCTGCAGGAGCGGCAGCGGCAATTTTTGATGACTGTTTTTTTATAGCTTGTGATTTTCCTCTTACTAGTtttgaacattgtaatagggaAGCGAACAAGGTAGCGCATGAGTTGGCTCGACTAGCAAAATATTCCGTGACGAGGGATTGGATTGAGGAGcctattgtcgtggttctaagtctgacagtagaaaaaggggtaggtatggagaggcaagatcctatctATGGAGTAGTTGTAGACACAAGGGgtttacgagttcgggcccttctcggaggaagtaacagccctacgtctcggagcccggaggcggtcgactggtattatatgtgtatgagttacaggggtgccaaccctttacactgaggaggggggtggcttatatagagtccgccagacccctccggtcctcagttgtgcagggtttaagatacattaagataggacgttactggtaacgctacaaataaagtgccatgatgaccataaaagctacttaatgaccgaccgtttcccTGTCGAGTGACGTTAGGTCTCCTGGTTGTCGAGtggatggcttcatggtcgagtggctttgagtccgtcgagtggaacgttTCCGGGTCgactgaaaggtggtttcttctagagatgtccttgggaagggtatcttggacaagtccatgaccctaccctaggtacatagcttcatcattagcccccgaatggatcgaggtttgagtggggaaggagttgaacacACTTCCGACCCATTTTCGTGTTGTGCGTATGTCTTGTTCTAGATCAATGAACTTTAGGTgatgacaccaacttctttttcagtcgccttgatccatgttTTGTATCCGTCGAGTGAAGTTTTTACTTGGAGAACTCCGAACGACAGAGCGAAGGAGATCTTCCATCTGACGAGTTGTTCTGCAGCTCGCAGATTTAGCGGGATTTGtattttcgggaagcgcgcggggcggaggaggccgtagcaatcggacgggataaggcagggacgcctcgatttctgcgccaccttttccgccacgtatcacgcgcgcgactgttgcgggatttgacaggatcgcacgggcctacaagtcagtcactcggaagtaaccccatataaggcgtcggacggggttttttgaacagtgcaccCTCATTTCCTCCCCTCTTCTCCAGATTTATCCGCCGCGTTCGTTTCCGTCCCAGCGCCGCTGCTCTGTGCGCGTCTCGCCGGcgatgatggtgaaggagaagacggcggccctggagcgggcgaagaaagcaACGGCGACGACGAAGGGAAGGGCAACCAGTCGAGGCGGATCTTCTTCGAGGGCCGGCCTGCcgcggggctggatccagggcgactggatctgctCGATGATCCGTCAAGCGGATCTTGACGACCTGGCTGATGGAGGACTGATCCCtcatggatcggcgcggctcccggggaaggagtccGAGCCGCAGCctgaggagggtgagtgcgttctcttggccacccacgtcgatcgtggattttctttactgcctcaccctttctttcggggatttctgaatatcttcggggcacaactccaccacttcacacccaacaccatcgtgtacctcatTGCTTTCATGTCTTTGTGTGAGaagttcttgggttgtcggcctcattggggtcttttcaagcacatcttcacctgtcgctcccagacggtgaaaaaggccaatccgagtgacgagagaacacaagtgattcagatgtgtgggggtcttggggttcaaatgagggggAAAGGTGCTTTTCCGgccatgatccttcctgactcggtccatggatggcagtcgacctggttctactgcaaagaccagccgacgccagggcagtcgaccggactccctcctttttccatggaccgagtgaggaagccttcctctttgaaggtgctcccgggagAGAAGGCATAGGTTAAGGTACTGGTCGAATGTGTTGTCCAGGTTATCCGTGAtggggtgaccggcatggacctcttggaggtcttccttcgacgacgcatccagccgcttcaagctcgagaccatccgatgtggttgtattctggcactgaggacaccactcggatccacccgaagGAGATTGACgaagccacgctggagaggtggttgGCAAGCATCAcgaggaacaaagacaacccccgaggagccaggaggattcctccactcgaccaatcatatgaaCCAGACAAGGTCTAATTCTGCATCTCCAACTGCGATCCTGCTTTCTTCATTCCGTCTTGCTaaaattcagtcgactgacttctgtcttgtttgttgtcttttaggccactactgagatgtactcgatgcccaacggggcgcaagaacaagctgaggaggaagaggcgagcggaggcgaaagtgaggaggagtggcaatctgatggtgaggaggaagaggatgacgatggctccagtgaagaggaggatgaggaggagggagacgatccTCCTCgcgcggaaaggcgatccaagctcatccACGATCCCGCGAGTGAGCGAGGCAAAGCGACTGCGCCCATTGGGCAATCGTCGAAGCGCCCTTGAGCGgcctctccagcgccgactgagaaagcaccgaagcatccacgagcggcgccatcaaagccgccgaaggccttgcccaagatgagaatggccattcccacTATCTCCGGGTAACAATGGAACTTGTATTTACTTGTCTAGCATGGacgaactcttggtcgactcatggactaaccgactggtttctgaaatctgcagtgctgctacctccgagacctccaccaaaaacgaagaccaggaaatggaagacgctgtcacctccaaccttggtactcTCTCTGTAGTTTTACTTTCGGTCGATTGGAGTTTCGATTTTAACTTTGGATTTTTCTTGTAGTTCCTCCCCATGTcatcgatctccctgatgatgacgacgaggcgcCACTGAGGTCGAGGAGGAACAGAAAGGCGTCGGCTGGCAAGACTCCTCAGACTGCATCAGTGCCTGAGACATTGGTTCCAGAGGGTGGCAACATCACTCGGAACACCGTGTCCTTCGCTGTGCCACTGACGAATGCCCGGCCTTCCTCGTCGACTGCTGACCCGCCTTCCCTTTTTGCCACAcatcacgtcccagaggaccaagcgggtgctgctaagaaggctatacgccaggcggggatcatgatggaacaGGTGAaagcgatccgggaagccagccaagcggcctatgatgctagctcggcccttcagagcaacgtccaggttagttggtcaccgcttgttctgttagtgaaagcacaagtgctccctaggtggttttggtaattaatgtcaacatatctcttgttggactaacacttttatctagtatgtttcagataagttcaacaatggagtggcatgtactaaaggatgtgggaactccttcaagatgctaaggacaaaggattggctcaagcttcaagctcaagactcttcattttacattttagtgatccaagatcacattgagtctataggaaaagccagtactatcaaggagggatgaggtgttgcttaatgagcctcttgcttcaagtgcttagtgatatgttccaaataccctcaactactttcccacttccacacatatgtcctaaaacctaaagtcaaactcggccccattgattctttctatccggcgccaccgagttttgatgtcttagccactaccacaaaccctaggcaaatcgatctcaccgatagggatctcggtctcaccgagatgggattataatctctctgtgtatgtccattatcaaaattggtctcaccgagtttgagcaatcagtactaccgagattacaatgcaaactctatggttaacttattaccaaaatcggtcccaccgagtttaagtaatcggtcccaccgagtttgcctgaccaactctctggttagctaattaccaaaatcggtctcaccgagtttgtgtaatcggtctcactgatattacgttatgccctaaccctaaccatatcggtcctaccgggttgcatttcggtcccaccgaaaatcctaacggtcactaaatttgctaaatcggtctgaccgagtttgttgattcggtcccaccgagtttggtaaattgtgtgtaacagttagattttgtgtggaggctatatatacccctccacctcctcttcattcgtggagagagccatcagactaaacctacacttccagcatcctatttctgagagagaactacctactcatgtgttgaggccaagatattccattcctaccatatgaatcttgatctctagccttccccaagttgctttccactcaaatcctctttccgccagatccaaatcctatgagagagagttgagtgttggggagactatcatttgaagcacaagagcaaggagttcatcatcaatgcaccatttgttacttcttggagagtggtgtctcctagattggctaggtgtcacttgggagcctccgacaagattgtggagttgaaccaaggagtttgtaagggcaaggagatcgcctacttcgtgaagatctaccgctagtgaggcaagtccttcgtgggcgacggccatggtgggatagacaaggttgcttcttcgtggacccttcgtgggtggagccctccgtggactcgcgcaaccgttacccttcgtgggttcaagtctccatcaacgtggatgtacgatagcaccacctatcggaaccacgccaaaaacatccatgtctctaattgcgtttgaatcccccaaacccttccctttacattcttgcaagttgcatactttactttccgctgcccatatactcttgcatgcttgcttgctatatgttgcgaatgttaaacttgtgcctaaactccacttaaatttaAGGAaacctaaaaactgcaactttggtacttagtgtctaatcacactccccctctagacacctcttctcaaggtcctacaagtggtatcagagcattggtctccattgccttcgtttaatcaccattggaggaagacggatgagtctactttggggagtcttagacatggagtgcctattcttgatggagagtattttcatgagtgaaaaaatgagatgcttgtaatttttaatcaatatcatttgaacaagtacattgctagcccttgtgcaccttatgttgaccctatgcatcatacccatgatgagtcaattgacatgattaggaatcttagaactgccgaacttattattagatgattgcctagaaacttgattggatgtttgcctactcttaagtgtgcctacactatatggaaatttcttgaggaacgatttccagattattccttgaaaaatcttgatgaaattctccataagtctattgctttgagtaaaatgaatactagtgatcctatgtttggtgatcgtctatttgagcttacaaaccttatgcgtgccaaaggaaatgttggtattattagtgatattatttccgaagctataaaaattcataagcaagatcattgtcaaactcactctaacgaatcaccctctctaggatttgatccaccacatgatgatgttgaacatggatactatgatgaggatgatgatagtgacttcgatcttgatgatgcaatgagacattttggtcttatggcaaatcttcggggatatatgtcaggaggaaaggaatgggttcttgatagtggatgtaccgatcacatgaccggagataaagacatgtttcctgagcttgctgataatgatagtcctcgaaagtatgtcacttt is a window of Triticum dicoccoides isolate Atlit2015 ecotype Zavitan chromosome 2B, WEW_v2.0, whole genome shotgun sequence DNA encoding:
- the LOC119364603 gene encoding plant intracellular Ras-group-related LRR protein 3-like; protein product: MDPAPQSHPILSYVLSRLPTLSKPRPAAGADFDIEQPPVHTPSPRSPSVGEFELVERMPGLRHASVLHAMTRAVADVSAARSALQELGPRPDHELVDSSRAVVAAAAAGDVAPRITEEDLEACRTVVRLEEAHDTYEALLQEAEERLEKVYRSAMEGRDLEEAEGKDESAAGADEVAVQEEVVAVLKQAQEGKPVESVLLVDRQLRYLPEAFGRILGLRVLDVSHNQLQVIPDAIGGLDHLEELRLASNALVSLPDTVGFLSNLKILNVSTNKLRTLPDSISKCRSLVELDASYNGLTYLPTNIGYELINLRKLWVHMNKLRSLPSSICEMQSLYLLDAHFNELCGLPSAIGKLSSLEILNLSSNFSDMKELPFSFGDLLNLREVDLSNNQIHALPDSFGRLDKLEKLNLEQNPLSMPPAEVVKEGVDAVKEYTSKRWLDALLEEEQRSMAAAAAESPQASTPKAWLARSVSWVSDVGGSLVGYVSGGQTKSEKDSILDQQF